The Spirulina subsalsa PCC 9445 region TGGACACTCCCACAATCCGCCCCGGCATTTGCCGTTTATAGGCTTCTTTCGTGGCAAAATAGGCCGCGTGGGGGCCGCCAAAGCCGAGGGGAACCCCAAAGCGTTGGGTACTGCCTACGGCAATATCTGCCCCTAATTCACCGGGAGGGGTGAGGAGGGTTAAACTGAGGGGGTCGGCGGCCATCGTGACTAATGCACCAATGGCGTGGGCGTTTTCAATGAAAGCCCGGTAATCATAAATGGCCCCATCGGTGGCGGGGTATTGGAGAAGAACCCCGAAAACGGGGGTTTCGCTAAAGTCGAAGGTGTGATGATCGCCGACTACAATTTCTAAGCCCAAGGGTTCCGCCCGTGTGACCACTACATCAATGGTTTGGGGGTGGCAAGCGTTGGAGACAAAGAAGGTCTGGGATTTATTTTTACACAGCCCATAGCTCATGGTCATGGCTTCGGCGGCCGCGGTGCCTTCATCCAAGAGGGAAGCGTTGGCAATTTCTAGCCCTGTCAGTTCAATGATCATGGTTTGGTAGTTGAGGAGGGCTTCCAAACGACCTTGAGCGATTTCGGCTTGATAGGGGGTGTAAGCGGTGTACCAGCCGGGATTTTCCAGAATATTGCGCTGGATGACGGGGGGGGTGATACAGTCAGAGTAGCCCATGCCGAGGAAGGAGCGGGCAATTTTGTTTTGAGTTGCGATCGCCTTTAAACTCTGAAGGGCTTCATATTCTGTCTGGGCAGCCGGAAGGTTTAAACGGGACTTGAAACGAATGCCACGAGGCACTGCATCATCAATCAATTGATCTAGGCTGGTATAGCCTAAAACCTCAAGCATAGTCTCTACCTCAGCCCCCCCAATGCCAATATGACGGTTTACAAAGCGATCGCCTTGATGAGCCGTTTCAGCAGTGGAGGGGGTGGTTTCGGCTAATAACAGCGCGGTAGATTGGGCGTTGGGCAGTGTCCGATCTAGGTTTAGCATTCTCGACTTACAGGGAAGATAGAAAGTTCAATATTGTACAATAATCCACTCGCCCAAACGGTAGGCAGGTGTTCCCCATACTATAGCTTTTCTCCTAGGGCTACCGCTTATACATAACGCTCAACTATTCTACTCAAGGAAGGGAATATGCGCAGAAAAAAACGGCCCTCCATGCTTATGAAATAAGGCACAGAGGGACTCAACAGGGTAAACGACTACTCCTCTAGACGTAGACCCTCAAACTAAGTTCCCGCATTCCAAGAATTGAGGTACTCAATTTGTTCCGGGGTGAGGCTGTCAATTTGGATGTTCATGGCATTAAGCTTTAAGCGGGCAATCTCGCGGTCTACTTCCGTGGGGATAGAATGTAAACCGGGGGCGAGAGAACCTTTGTTTTTCACCAGATACTCACAGGCTAACGCTTGATTGGCAAAACTCATGTCCATCACCGCGCTGGGGTGGCCTTCGGCGGCGGCTAAGTTGACTAAGCGCCCTTCCCCTAAAACAATGATCGATTTGCCACTGGGGAGGCTGTATTGTTGGGTGAAGTTGCGTACTTCCTTCACGTCGTTGGCTTGAGCGCCTAAAGATTTCAGGTCAATTTCAATGTCAAAGTGGCCGGAGTTACAAACAATTGCCCCATCTTTCATCACCGCGAAATGTTCGGGGCGGATGACGTGCTTGTTCCCCGTGACAGTGACGAATACATCCCCTAGAGGAGCCGCTTCAATCATGGGCATGACGCGGAAACCATCCATCACCGCTTCAATGGCGCGGGTGGGGTCAATTTCCGTCACAATGACATTAGCCCCCATGCCTCGGCCACGCAGGGCAACGCCTTTGCCACACCAACCATAACCTGCCACGACAAGGGTTTTCCCGGCGAGGAGGATATTGGTGGCGCGGATGATGCCGTCGAGGGTGGATTGTCCGGTGCCGTAGCGGTTATCAAAGAAGTGTTTGGTGTCGGCATCATTAACGTTCATGGCGGGGAACGATAACACCCCATCCTTGAACATGGCTTGCAGACGGACAATTCCGGTGGTGGTTTCTTCCGTGGTGCCGATGATTTCGGAAATTTGCTCTTGACGTTCAGATACGAGGGTGGCGGTTACGTCGCTGCCATCGTCGATGATGATGTTGGGATGATGGTCTAGGGCGATGTTCACGTGACGGTGGTAGGTGTCGTTATCTTCGCCTTTGATGGCAAATACAGGGATGCCATAGTCGGCGACTAAACTGGCGGCTACGTCGTCTTGGGTGGAGAGGGGGTTACTGGCGATTAAAATGGCATCTGCGCCACCGTTTTTGAGGGCGATCGCCAAATGAGCGGTTTCTGTGGTGACGTGACAACAGGCAATTAAGCGAATCCCCGCAAAGGGCTTTTCTTGGGCAAAACGTTCCTGAATTTGTCGTAATACAGGCATTTCTCGTCCTGCCCACTCAATGCGCTGTTTTCCTTGGGGAGCAAGGGCAATATCTTTAATTTCGTATTGGGGTTTAGTTACAGTTGCTGTCATTTATGGCCTGAATTTACATTAAGTTCGCATAGCGATTCTAACAGCAATCCGTAGTCCGTGGGGGGGTCACTGTGGGGCGGGTCGTGCCGGAGGGAGCCTTCACGAATCCCCCCAATCTTGACAAGTTAAGGGAACGGGGAACGGGGAGTCGGGAGTTAGGAGTCGGGTGTCGGGTGGGGGCTATTGAATAATTCCCGCTATTCAAAACTTAAAGAAATCAGATTAGCGGCCCATTCTTAAGCGGAAGTTTTGCTAGGATTGCTGAATCAACTGCCATTGAAACCAACATACATCAACTATGCCCGAATTAGCATCTCCCCATCGAGTGATTCATGCTCTACAAGTCGCACCCCGGCAGGTGTTGCGGGGTCATGATCTACTCCAATCCTCTGGAGAAGCCATCGCCCAACTGGGAAAACGCCCTCTGGTGGTGGGAGGCGATCGCACGTTACAACAACTCACCCCCGCCCTCCAGAAACTCGCCCAACATCATCCCCTCAACTTAGACTTTGCCAGTTATAGCCCCGATTGTTCGGAAAATTCCCTCACCCAACTCCACCAAAAAGTGAACCAACATCAAGGGGATCTCATCCTTGGGGTAGGGGGAGGCAAGGCAATGGACACGGCCAAACTCCTCGCCCATCAGTGTCAATTACCTGTCGTGACGATTCCCACCTCTGGGGCGACTTGTGCCGCTTGGACAGCACTCTCCAATATTTACTCCGATCAGGGGGCTTTTCAATACGATGTTCCCCTCTCCCACTGTCCCGAATTACTGATTTTAGACTACAGCTTGATCCAAACCGCCCCCCAACGGACCCTAGTGGCCGGAATTGGGGATGCGATCGCCAAATGGTATGAAGCCTCCGTCAGTAGTGGCGACTCCCCCGAAACCCTGATTATCGCCGCCGTCCAACAAGCCCGCGTCCTGCGGGATATTCTCCTACAAAAATCCTCCCTCGCCCTGCAAAATCCCGGCGGTGAGGATTGGTGTGCCGTAGTCGATGCTACGGTATTATTGGCCGGGGTCATTGGCGGTCTAGGTGGGGCGAATTGTCGCACTGTAGCCGCCCACGCCGTTCATAATGGCCTAACCCATATCCCGGCCGCCCACCACGCCCTACACGGCGAAAAAGTGGCCTATGGCATCTTGGTTCAATTGCGCCTAGAAGAGATGGTACAAGGCAATCAATTAGCACTCACGGCTCGTCAACAGTTGCTGAAATTTTATCAAGAGATTGGTTTACCCCAAACCTTAGAAGATTTGGGCTTAGGGGAGGTGACAGTCGCCCAACTGCGTCACAGCGCCGAAATCGCCTGTCGTCCTCAATCCGACATTCACCGTTTACCCTTCCCTGTGAGTCCAGAACAATTGATGGCGGCAATGGTTTCTACTACCCTCCTCCCAGATTCTCCCCGAGAAACGGTAGAAGGGGGCGTAAAGGTTGTTTAGGGAACAGGGGAGCAGGGGAGAGGGGGAGCAGGGGAGCAGGGGAGCAGGGGAGAATTGATAATTATTCCCTATCACCTATTACCTATTGCCGACTCCCGATTCCCGACTCCCGACTCCCGATTCCCGACTCCCGATTCCCGACTCCTAATTCCCAATTCCCTGTTCCCTATTCCCTATTCCCCGACTCCCCCTAAACCCTCTCTGATTGTCGAAAAATCCTAGGAATTGTGCCTAGAGAAAAAATCGAAAATGTGCCATCATGCAAAGACTCAGTAGGGGATGGGGATTGTTTGATAGTTCCATGTCTTAACTGTACGGTTGTTTATTTTTTCTTTTTCCCAGTTGTGTTGCAATGAGTTTAAACTGGCTTACTCCCGCTAAACGCCTTAGCGCGCTTCCTACTTACGTCTTTGCTCGTTTGGATGAACTAAAAGCCCATGCGAGAGAACAAGGGCTAGATTTGATTGATTTAGGCATGGGCAATCCCGACGGGTCCCCCCCTAGACCTGTGATTGAGGCGGCGATCGCAGCAATGGATAATCCAAAAAATCACGGATACCCCCCCTTTGAAGGAACAGCCAGTTTTCGTAAAGCCATTACCGCCTGGTATTACCGCCAATATCAAGTCGAATTAGACCCAGATAGTGAAGCCCTCCCCCTCCTCGGTTCCAAAGAAGGCCTAACCCATCTTGCCCTGGCCTATGTAGATCCCGGCGACGTGGTAATTGTCCCCAGTCCCGCCTATCCCGCCCATTTTCGCGGCCCCCTCATTGCCCAAGGGGACGTTTATCAAGTAGACCTCAAAGCCGAACAAAACTGGGTGATGGATCTCAGTACCATTCCCGAAGATATTGCACGACGGGCGAAACTCCTCTATTTCAACTATCCCAACAACCCCACCACCGCCACCGCCCCCCGGCACTTTTTTGAGGAAATTGTGGAGTTTGCCCAACACTATCAAATTCTGCTCGTTCACGATTTATGCTATGCCGAGTTAGCCTTTGATGGCTATGTTCCTACCAGTTTGTTACAAATCCCCGGCGGTAAAGACCTAGGGATTGAATTCCACACCCTCTCCAAAACCTACACGATGGCCGGGTGGCGGGTGGGTTTTGTGGTGGGGAATTCCCAAGTGATTCAAGGACTACGCACGCTCAAAACTAACTTAGATTACGGGATTTTCTCCGTTGTGCAAACGGCCGCCGAAACTGCCCTACAGTTGCCTGATGAGTATGTTCACCAAGCCCAAGATCGATACCGCACCCGCCGGGATTTTATGATTAAAGGTCTGGCGGAGTTAGGTTGGGAGGTTCCCCCCTCTCAAGCCACGATGTATTTATGGGTACCTTGTCCTATTGGCACCAACTCCACGGATTTCGCCCTTGATGTGTTACAAAAAACCGGGGTAGTGGTGACTCCGGGGAGTGCCTTTGGGGAAGCGGGAGAGGGCTATGTGCGGGTGAGTTTGATTGCCGATTGCGATCGCCTCGGAGAAGCCCTGCGACGACTCAAACAAGCGGGAATCCGTTATCGTCCCGAGGAGGCCGTTGTTTCCTCCAACTCCTAGAAAAGGGGAAATTTTCAGGAAAATTAGGACTAAAGCCCCCAACAAAGCCTAAAATCACAACAGGGTGGATGGAATTAGACCCATTACGACCCATCCACCCTCAACCTTTCCCCATTTTGGCTATTAGAGAGGGATTCCATGTCTCTAGAGAACTTAAAACCCGCCAGCAAAGCCGACGCGATGGTTTATGTCCCCTATTTCCAAGGGCAAAAACGCCAACTTCTGCCCCTAGCGATTGGTTTATATCAACAAGGTTCCCTAGAAGGGGAACGGCAAATTGAAGGCAGCGATAATATCCCCTTTGTGGCGACTTGGTTTGTGTCTAAATTACCCTCAGAATTAACGCGCTGTCGTCTCCAGTTTGATGGCAACGCAGAATTAAGCTATGAGGTGGATTTACAAAATTCTGAGTTTGTGGATCATCTGATGGATGTGATTATGACCTACAAACGCACGAATCACACCGACTTTTCTCGGCAATTTTATCGAAAACTTCTACAAAAGGATGATGCTTCCTCTTGACCTGCTAGATTATAGTTCAGCGAGAGGACAACGGGCTGATTCTCCCCCCTAATCCATCCACGACCCCATAGAAACTGTCATTAACTGCTAACCAATTTATAGGAGTGAGGGTGTGCCAAAATCTAGATATCTCTTGGTTGGTTCCACAGAACCGTATAGTGGGAAGTCCGCCACCATTTTAGGACTCGCCCATCAACTTCGCGCCCAAGGCCTCTCCATTGGCTACGGAAAACCCCTGAGTCATGGCGGGGAGGAGATGAACGAGGCCGGGGAAGATGAGGATGTGCAGTTTATTCGCCAAATCCTTAATCTCACTGAACAACAAACCCAAGTCCCTTTACTGTTTTTAGATGAACCGACGGTCAAAAAAGGGCTGCACCACGAAGCGGGGAGTTATTATGTGGAACAACTTCAAAGCTCTTTAGCTCAAGTTGAGGGGGATTTAGTCCTCTTAGAAGGTTTAGGCACAATATCTGAAGGACGCTTATTTAATCTCTCACTCAAGGACATTGCCGCCCACAGCCAAGCGATGGTTCTGATTGTGGCGCGCTATCATTCTCTCTTGTTAGTGGATCAATTGCTGGACGCTCAAGATCAACTAGGCGATCGCCTCTTTGGAGTCGTGATCAATGATATCCCGCCCCAAGAGCAGGAAGCGGTGAAGCAACATTTACAACCGTTTCTGGAAAATCAGGGGATTCCTGTTTTAGGCATGATGCCCCGCAGTAGTTTGTTACGCAGTGTCAGTGTGCGAGAGTTAACGAAACAGTTGGGGGCGAAAGTTCTTTGTCGGTCGGACCGGTTAGATTTAATGGTGGAACGTCTGACCATTGGGGCGATGAATGTTAACTCGGCACTGGAGTATTTCCGCAAGGGTGAGAATATGGCCGTGGTGACAGGAGGCGATCGCAGTGAACTACAAATGGCCGCTCTGGAAACTTCAACCAACTGCCTCATTTTAACCGGACACACGCCCCCTCAAGATTTTATTATTAACCGGGCGGAGGACTTGGAAATTCCCATTTTGTCGGTGGATCTCGATACCCTAAGCACCGTGGAAATTGTCGATCGAACCTTTGGCCAAGTCCGTCTCCAAGAGTCAATCAAAGTCCATTGCATTCGCGA contains the following coding sequences:
- the ahcY gene encoding adenosylhomocysteinase produces the protein MTATVTKPQYEIKDIALAPQGKQRIEWAGREMPVLRQIQERFAQEKPFAGIRLIACCHVTTETAHLAIALKNGGADAILIASNPLSTQDDVAASLVADYGIPVFAIKGEDNDTYHRHVNIALDHHPNIIIDDGSDVTATLVSERQEQISEIIGTTEETTTGIVRLQAMFKDGVLSFPAMNVNDADTKHFFDNRYGTGQSTLDGIIRATNILLAGKTLVVAGYGWCGKGVALRGRGMGANVIVTEIDPTRAIEAVMDGFRVMPMIEAAPLGDVFVTVTGNKHVIRPEHFAVMKDGAIVCNSGHFDIEIDLKSLGAQANDVKEVRNFTQQYSLPSGKSIIVLGEGRLVNLAAAEGHPSAVMDMSFANQALACEYLVKNKGSLAPGLHSIPTEVDREIARLKLNAMNIQIDSLTPEQIEYLNSWNAGT
- a CDS encoding iron-containing alcohol dehydrogenase family protein, with translation MPELASPHRVIHALQVAPRQVLRGHDLLQSSGEAIAQLGKRPLVVGGDRTLQQLTPALQKLAQHHPLNLDFASYSPDCSENSLTQLHQKVNQHQGDLILGVGGGKAMDTAKLLAHQCQLPVVTIPTSGATCAAWTALSNIYSDQGAFQYDVPLSHCPELLILDYSLIQTAPQRTLVAGIGDAIAKWYEASVSSGDSPETLIIAAVQQARVLRDILLQKSSLALQNPGGEDWCAVVDATVLLAGVIGGLGGANCRTVAAHAVHNGLTHIPAAHHALHGEKVAYGILVQLRLEEMVQGNQLALTARQQLLKFYQEIGLPQTLEDLGLGEVTVAQLRHSAEIACRPQSDIHRLPFPVSPEQLMAAMVSTTLLPDSPRETVEGGVKVV
- a CDS encoding aspartate aminotransferase, coding for MSLNWLTPAKRLSALPTYVFARLDELKAHAREQGLDLIDLGMGNPDGSPPRPVIEAAIAAMDNPKNHGYPPFEGTASFRKAITAWYYRQYQVELDPDSEALPLLGSKEGLTHLALAYVDPGDVVIVPSPAYPAHFRGPLIAQGDVYQVDLKAEQNWVMDLSTIPEDIARRAKLLYFNYPNNPTTATAPRHFFEEIVEFAQHYQILLVHDLCYAELAFDGYVPTSLLQIPGGKDLGIEFHTLSKTYTMAGWRVGFVVGNSQVIQGLRTLKTNLDYGIFSVVQTAAETALQLPDEYVHQAQDRYRTRRDFMIKGLAELGWEVPPSQATMYLWVPCPIGTNSTDFALDVLQKTGVVVTPGSAFGEAGEGYVRVSLIADCDRLGEALRRLKQAGIRYRPEEAVVSSNS
- the ebsA gene encoding type IV pilus biogenesis protein EbsA → MSLENLKPASKADAMVYVPYFQGQKRQLLPLAIGLYQQGSLEGERQIEGSDNIPFVATWFVSKLPSELTRCRLQFDGNAELSYEVDLQNSEFVDHLMDVIMTYKRTNHTDFSRQFYRKLLQKDDASS
- a CDS encoding phosphotransacetylase family protein; protein product: MPKSRYLLVGSTEPYSGKSATILGLAHQLRAQGLSIGYGKPLSHGGEEMNEAGEDEDVQFIRQILNLTEQQTQVPLLFLDEPTVKKGLHHEAGSYYVEQLQSSLAQVEGDLVLLEGLGTISEGRLFNLSLKDIAAHSQAMVLIVARYHSLLLVDQLLDAQDQLGDRLFGVVINDIPPQEQEAVKQHLQPFLENQGIPVLGMMPRSSLLRSVSVRELTKQLGAKVLCRSDRLDLMVERLTIGAMNVNSALEYFRKGENMAVVTGGDRSELQMAALETSTNCLILTGHTPPQDFIINRAEDLEIPILSVDLDTLSTVEIVDRTFGQVRLQESIKVHCIRELMAEYFDLPRFMQLLQ